Within Longimicrobiaceae bacterium, the genomic segment CGCAGCGGCTCGGCCGGCAGCCCGTGGCGGCGGCAGATCTCGCGCACGGCGGGCACGTACGTCGCCTCGTCGCGCGGCGATGCGCGGTACTCCTCGCGCGTGCGGATGCGCGGGAGCAAGCGCGGTGCGAGCCCGTCGGGCAGCCCATGGTCCGACAGATCGCCGAGGCCGTTCATCACACCGTGCGCGTCTTCCACCGGCCGCGGCGGAAGAGGAGGCCGCTCACGACGGCGTGGGTGGAGAAGGCGATGGGGAGGGCGATGAAGACGCCGCGCGGGCCCATCCCCAGCGTCTTGGCGAGGACGTAGGCGAGCGGGATCTCGAAGAGCCAGAAGACGACGAGGTTCAGGATGGTGGGCGTGCGCGTGTCTCCCGCGCCGTTCAACGACATGCCGAACACCATCCCGAACGCGTAGAACGGGAAGCCCAGCGCCACGATGCGCAGCACGCCCACGCCGTGCTTCGCCACCGCCGGGTCCTGCGTGAAGATGGCGATCAGCGGCTCCGCGAAGAAGACGAACGCGGCGCCGGTGAGGCCCAGGAAGACGAGGTTGTACAGGCCCGCGCGCCACACCGCCTGCTCGGCCCGCTGCGGCTTCCCCGCCCCGAGCGACTGCCCCACCATGGTCGCCGCGGCGTTGCTGAGCCCCGCGGAGGGCAGCAGCGCGAAGATCACGATGCGGATGCCGATGGTGTAGCCCGCCACCACGTCGCTGCCGAAGGTGGAGAGGATGCGCGTGACGCCCACCCAGCTCGCCATCCCCACGAACACCTGGAACGCGCCGGACGCCGAGAGGCGCACGATGCGGCCCATCACGTCCGGCATGAGCCGCAGGTGCCGCCGCGCCACGGTCACGCGCCCGCCCGGCCGAACCAGCCGCGAAAGCGCGTACAGCGCCCCCGTCCCTCGCCCGATGGTGGTCGCCACCGCCGCGCCCGCCACGCCCAGCTGGGGGAACGGACCGAGCCCCAGGATGAGGCACGGGCACAGGACGATGTTGATGCCGTTCGCCAGCCACAGCACGCGCATGGAGATGGCCGCATCGCCCGCGCCGCGGAAGACGGCGTTGACCAGGAAGAGCATGAGGATGACCACGTTGCCGCCCAGCATGATGCGCGTGTAGGCCGAGCCGTGCGCGATCACATCCGGCGCGGCGCCCATCACGCCCAGCAGCCGCGGCGCCAGCAGGAAGCCCACGACGCCGATCACCAGCGACACGCCGAGGCCGAGCGCCAGCACCTGCACGGCGGCGCGCGCGGCACCTTCGCGGTCGCCCTCGCCGGTCCGGCGCGCGACGGTGGCGGTGGCGCCGATGGCCAGCCCCATCGCCACGGCGTAGATGAGCGTGAGCATCGATTCCGTGAGCCCCACGGCGGCGACGGCGGTGGAGCCCAGGTGCGCGACGAAGAAGACGTCGACCACCGCGAAGACGCTCTCCATCACCATCTCCAGCACCATGGGGATGGCGAGCACCAGGATCGCGCGGCCGATGGGGCCCTGCGTGTAGTCCCGCGTGGAGCCGCGCAGCGCCTCGCGCACCGAGTCGCGGAAGCGCGACGGCGGCTCGGGTGCGGGCGGCAGGACGAGGGCTTCGGGCACGGTGGGCGGTACGGGCGCCTCGGCGGGCTGGGACATCGGGAGGGTTCCTGGCGGGATGGAGCGCGCGGGCGAGGCGTCCGGCGCAGAGCGTGACAATCTCACGTCGCGCGGCGCCGCGGACAACGGCGGCGTTTCGGGAGATGCGGGAGATGGGAAAACGCGGGAAACGCCTGCGGGCCCGGAAACGCGTTCCGGGCCCGCCTGGCTTACTGCATCCCTCGATGGCGCCGCGGCGCCTACCAGCCGGTCACACGCAGAGCGTGGGTCCGTCGCCGTCGAACGGCTGCTGGCCGCAGGTGCCAGCATAGGTGCGGCACGGATACGCGTCGGTCTTCAGCTGGCCGTGCACCGTGCCGCGGACCTGCACCGCCGCGTCCGCCGTCTCGAAGCTCTCCACACACAGGGCGTCCACGCCAAGCTCAGCTTGCTCATCGCTCGCTCCAGGGATGACGAGTGCCGGTGGATGGGATGCCGGCGACGCGTCCGCGCCGCCGGCCCGCCGGTCACATGCAGATGGTGATCGCCGCGTCCGCCCCGCCCAGGAACGGCTGCGCGCCGCAGGTGCGGCCATAGCTGACGCACGGGTACGCGTTGGTGCCCGCCTGGCCGTTCACGGTGCCGCGCGCCGGCTGCAACGCGTCGGTCGTCTCGAAGGTCTCCACGTCCAGCGCTTCCACGTTCAGGCTCAGCTTCTTCATGGCTTCGTCTCCGTCGTGAGGTGGGTGGAACGCACGGAGGAACGGCATCCCCGCCCCGCCGTGTCCTGCCGTGAGGGTCAGACGCAGTGCGTGACCGCGTCGTCCGCGGCGAACGGGAAGGCGCCGCAGGTGCCCGCATAGGTGCGGCAGGGATAGGCGTACGTCGACGCCTGCCCGTGCACGGTGCCCGCCGCCTCGGACCTGGCGCGCGACGTCTCGAACGTCTCCACGTCCAGCGCTTCCGGGTTCAGGCTCAGCTTCTTCATGGCTCGACCTCCGTTGAAAGGGGCCACCGCGCACGGCCGGCAAGCCGAAGGGCTGCGTTCGCGTATGGTCACGGAACGTATCCACGCCATCCATCCCACGTCAACACATCTCCCGCTGCTGCAACGAGAAGCGATTCGGCCCGAGCTGCGGGTGCGCAAAACTCTTTACGACCGGGCGCGTCCAGGGCCGCGGGCCAGCCGGGGCCCATTCTCCTTTCGCGACGTAGATCGCATAGGTACAATGTATTCTCCGCATCCATCATTCACTCATTCCCGGAGCGTCAAATGCAGAAGATCAAGCTGGACTTCGAGCGG encodes:
- a CDS encoding MATE family efflux transporter, which translates into the protein MSQPAEAPVPPTVPEALVLPPAPEPPSRFRDSVREALRGSTRDYTQGPIGRAILVLAIPMVLEMVMESVFAVVDVFFVAHLGSTAVAAVGLTESMLTLIYAVAMGLAIGATATVARRTGEGDREGAARAAVQVLALGLGVSLVIGVVGFLLAPRLLGVMGAAPDVIAHGSAYTRIMLGGNVVILMLFLVNAVFRGAGDAAISMRVLWLANGINIVLCPCLILGLGPFPQLGVAGAAVATTIGRGTGALYALSRLVRPGGRVTVARRHLRLMPDVMGRIVRLSASGAFQVFVGMASWVGVTRILSTFGSDVVAGYTIGIRIVIFALLPSAGLSNAAATMVGQSLGAGKPQRAEQAVWRAGLYNLVFLGLTGAAFVFFAEPLIAIFTQDPAVAKHGVGVLRIVALGFPFYAFGMVFGMSLNGAGDTRTPTILNLVVFWLFEIPLAYVLAKTLGMGPRGVFIALPIAFSTHAVVSGLLFRRGRWKTRTV